Genomic window (Arcobacter aquimarinus):
TTCACAATATCTCAAAATTAACAGAATCTTTAAATCCAGCAGACTTTACAAAAGATTTAGAAAACATAGAACAATATCATTTAATAGGAAATAATGATAAAATAATTCCAAAAGATATATTTTTATCATATTATTCAAAGTTCATAAATAAAAATAAAATAACTTTTAGTTATCTTAATGAATCTCATAATTGTTGTTGGGAAAAACCCTATAAAAAATTAATGTTAACATTAGAATAAATTATTTATTAAATAATTTTATTATATAATTATCGGACAAAATTACTATATAGGTATTATCTTGCTAAAAATTATTTTCATTTTATTTTTTAATGTTATATTATTTTCAAAAGAACCTATTACTCCTATTCCTTTAGAAATTGATTTTGATAAAGAAAAAGCAAATTTGGGAAAAGAGTTATTTTTTGATCCAATTTTATCTAAAGATAATACTATATCTTGCCACAGTTGCCATATTTTAGAGCAAGGTGGAGATGATAATTTACAATTTTCTTTTGGAGTTGATGGAAAAGTGGGAAATATGAATTCTCCTACAGTTTTTAATTCAACTTTTAATTTTGTTCAATTTTGGGATGGACGTGCAAAAAATCTTCAAGAACAAGTCCAAGGACCAATTACAAATGAAGTTGAAATGGCACATACTTTTGAAGAGATAATTAAAATACTCAATAATACAGAATACAAAGAAAAATTTAGAAAAATATATAAAGATGGAGTTACAAAAAATAATATTACAGACTCTTTAGCACAATTTCAAAAAACTCTAATTACTCCAAATTCTCCTTTTGATAAATATTTAAGAGGTGATAAAAATGCAATTTCAAAAGAACAAAAACAAGGATATGAACTTTTTAAAAATCAAGGTTGTATAGCATGTCATCATGGAGTTAATGTAGGAGGAAATTTATATGCTAAATTTGGACTTATTTCAGAACTTCAAAGTGATTCAAAAGGAAGATATGAAGTAACAAAAAATGAATTAGATAAATACTATTTTAAAGTTCCAACATTAAGAAATATAGAGTTAACTTCACCTTATTTACATGATGGAAGAATTGAAGAGTTAGAGGATGTTGTTAAATTTATGGCACATTATCAATTGGGAAAATCTTTAAGTGAAGAAGAAGCAAAAAAAATTGTTTTATTTCTAAAATCTTTAACTGGAGATTTGAAATACTATGAATAAGGTTTTTAATAGAATCATAAAATATTTTGATTCTGTGATGTTTTTTTTATTTTTATTTATAATGGTGCTAATTTTATTTATTTATAATTTAACAAAAATAAATCATAAAATAAAAAGTTTTAATGATTATTCAATAACTATAAATAGTATAAAAATCTTAGATAATGAGTTTGAATCTTTGATTAATAACAAAGCTACTTTTATAAATTATGATGGAGTTGTAGAAAAAATAAATTTAAAATATGAATTACTACAAAAATTAAATAATAAAGAGTTTTATGGAGATTATGACTTAGAGTTAAAAAATTTAGTTTATGATTTAAATTATAAATGGAAAGAAAAACATCAATATTTGGAACGTTTCAAATCAAACAATTCAGCTATTATAGGTTCATTTAATTACATTATAGAATTAATTAAAAATATGAAATTAACTCAAAATATAGATATAAAAGATGGTGTTTTATTAGATAATTCTTTATCTCTTTTATTTAAACTTTTCGTAAATATAGATTTTGATAAACAAGTATTAGAAGAAAATGTAGAGAATCTAAAACAACTCTCTTTAAAATATGATAAAAGTGATTTTCATTTTCTTTTTAAAAAATATAATTCTACTATAAACGAATTATTAAATTTAAATAATATAAAATCTCAACTTTTGGAAATAGATGTTAAAAATAAATTAGAACTTATTGAATCTAAGTTACATCAAGAATATGACAAAAGTATCGATAAACAACTTAATATTGCTATTTTATTATTTCTTATTTCAGTTGTTTTTTTGATAATTTCAATTTTAAATTATATAAAATCTGTAAGAATTAAAAAGGAACTAAAAGCATTCAAATATGCAGTTGAAAATAGTGATAATTCTATAGTTATGACAGATATAAATAGAAATATTATTTATGTAAATGAGTCATTTGAAAAGGTTACAGGTTATAGAAGAGAAGATGTTTTAGGAAAAAATCCTCATATTTTAAAATCAGGAAGACTTCCAAGTGATTTTTACAAAAATATGAATGATATTCTTGATAAAGGTGAAAAGTGGTCAGGAGAATTTGTTAATGTTAATAAATTTGGAGATATTTATTATGAAACAGCATCAATTACACCTATTTTTAATGATGATGAATTAACAGGTTATTTAGCTATTAAATTAAATGTGACTGATTATGTAAAACAACAAGAAAAAGTTGAATTTATTGCTCATCATGATAACTTAACTTTATTACCAAATAGAAGAAGTTTAGAAAAAAAAGTCAATGAGTATATTCATGAGTGTTTAGAAAAAGAAAAAAAATTTGCTTTATATTTTATAGATTTAGATGGTTTTAAAAATGTAAATGATACTTTAGGTCATGATATTGGAGATTTGCTATTAAAAGAGGTTGCAAAAATATTCAAAGATACTTTAAGAAATGAAGATTTTGTTTTTAGAATAGGTGGAGATGAGTTTGCTATTATAATCAAATATTCTAATGAAGAGATAGATTTAGAAATAATTGCTAATAAAATTATTGAAAATATAAACAAACCTATTTTTATAAAAAATCATGAGATAAATGTAGGATGTAGTATAGGTATATCTTTATTTCCAAAAGATGCACAAGATTTAAAAAATTTATTAAAATATTCTGATATGGCGATGTATAAAGCAAAACAAAATGGTAAAAATCGAGTGGAGTTTTATGATAAATAAAGATAGTTATAAACCTAAGTGTAGGTGGTTTATAACTATTTGATTTAGAATTCTATTTTCATTCTAAAATATCTAGGAAAACTATTTTTTATATCTTCATTTATTTGTACAGGAAAAGCTTTATAAACAGAAGTTTTTATCAATTCAAAATACTCTTTTTTACCTTCTGTAAGAGTTAATTGTTCAAATCTTCCATCTTTTAAAATAGTAACTCTTATATTTATAAATTCACCCGATTTTAAAGCAGATTTATCTGTATTTTTTTCTATATTTGAATAGATTTTTTCTCTAATTGATTGATAAAACTTTTCAATTTTTGCTTTTTCATCAATAACTTCTTCTTTTAATTCAGGTTTTTCTTCAATTTTAACTTCTACTTCATTTTTAATTTCAGAAATTTCAGGAGTTTGAGAAGTTTGAATCTCTTCTTCAATCTTAATTTCTTGTGGAGATTCTTCTATGTTTTTTTCTAAACTCTCTTCTAAAGGTTTTATAATTGATTCTTTGTTTTCTTCATTCTCTTTTTTATCTTCTTTTTCAATAATTACAGGAGAATTTGTTATTTGTGTTTGCTCTTCTTCTGATGAAAAGAAAAATGAATAAACAGCATATATAATTATAGCTATAACTAAAAGTATTAAAAAATCTTCAAAGAAATTTTTTGTTTTTGCTCTCAAAGTAAATCCTTTTATTTTTCTTCAGATGTATAGATTTCATCTAATAAACTATCGACAAAATTTTCAGGTGAGAATTCTATTAAATCATCTTGTTTTTCACCAATTCCAACATAAAAAATAGGAAGTTCAAGTTGATTTGAGATAGAAAATAAAGCTCCACCTTTTGCAGTTCCATCAAGTTTAGTAACAATTATTCCATCTATTCCTACCATTTCATGAAATGCTTTTGCTTGAGCAATAGCACTATTCCCTTGTGTTCCATCAAGTATCATAAGTTTTTGATGTGGTGCATTTTCCATAGCTTTTGAACATACTTTTACAATTTTTTTTAGCTCATTATTTAAATTTGTTTGAGTTTGTAATCTTCCTGCTGTATCAATAATTACATTATCAATATTTCTTGCAATTGCTGCACTTATCGTATCATAAGCAACAGCACTTGCATCATGACCTTGTTTAGTTTTGATAATTGGAACATCAAGTTTATTTGCCCAAGTTGAAAGTTGTTCAATAGCAGCAGCCCTAAAAGTATCACCAGCTCCTAAAATTACAGATTTACCATCTTTTTTTGATTTATTTGCAAGTTTAGCAATAGTTGTTGTTTTTCCAGCACCATTAACTCCAATAATAAGTCTTACAAAAGGTTTTGGCAAATTTGATAAATCAACATCAGGAGCGTGTTCAAAAAGCATTACAAGTCTATGACGTAATTGTTTCCTTGTTATTTCGCTAGGAAGACCATTCATTGCTTTTTCTATAATTTCATACTCCATATCTGCTTCAATTAAAAGTTCTTCAATATCATCAAAAGAGATTTTTTCTTTTTTCTGAGGAACAACTGTTTTTATTGTTGCAAATGTTTTTTCTAATGCTCTAGAAAAGAAACTCTTTTTTTCTTCTTGTTCTTCGTTTTTTTGTTCAATTTCTATTTCTTGTTCTTTTATTTCAACAGGATTAGCGTATGAATTATCAATTGAAGAATTTTCTTCTAAAATTTTTTCTTTTATTAATTCATTATTTTCTTCTTTTTTTTTCTTAAAAAAACTAAACATTTTTTACCCTTATTTTTCTAAAACTTTTTTAATATCTATTTCCATCATTTCAGCTGGAACTAATCCTACATATTTTTGAAATATATTTCCATCTTTATCAATCAAAAACATCGTAGGAATTGATTTTATACCACCTAAACTTTTGGCTAAATCAAAATTTTCACTTGATGTTGTAACAGTATAATTTATTTCAAAATTTTTTATAAAATCTAAAATTTCTTCATTGCTTTTCATCTCTTCAAGGAGTACAGAAATTACTACAAAATCATTTTTATAATCATCTTGAAGCTTTATTAAACTAGGAATTTCAGCCCTACAAGGAGGACACCATGTTGCAAAGAAGTTTAATAAAACAATTTTATTTGGATAATCTTTTAAAACAATTTTTTCATCTTCTAATTTCAAATCAACAATGGTGTTATTAGTTGTTTTTAATTGAAACTCAGTTTTTCTTTCAATTTTTTCAATTTTAGTCTCATTTGTATCTTCATTTTTATCTTTAGAATCACACCCTGCAAAGAATAAAATAGATAAAATAGATAAAAATGCTAAAGTTTTAAACTGCATTTTAATTCCTTTGGGTAAAATTATTTGTTGGGTAGAAATTCTACCTAAGTGAGGCTTAAATATGGAAAACAATCACAAAGGTGATTTTAGAAAATCGTGTATAAAGAAATTAGAATTTATAGGTCTTTTTTCAAAGTATTATAAAAATAAAGTTATTGTAAAAAAATTAGAAAAATTTATAAAAGTTAGTGAATCAAAAAATATTTTACTTTATATACCTTTGGGTATAGAAGTTGATATAAAACCTTTGATACTTAATTTAAGAAAGACAAAAAAAAATGTTTATGTACCATTTATGCAAGGGGATAGTTTTAAAATAGTTAAATATAGACTTCCTTTGTATAAAAAAAGATTTGGAATAAAAGAGCCTAATAACTCTTCTTTTAAACCTAGAAAATTAGATTTGGCTATAGTTCCTGTTGTAGGAGTTGATGCTGTTTATAAAAGAATAGGTTATGGAAAAGGTATGTATGACAGATTTTTTGATAGATTAAGTTATAAACCAACAATAATTTTTACTCAATTAGTGCTTTGTAAAAGTGAAAAGGTTCTATCTGATAATTACGATATTCAAGCTGATTATATAATTACAAATTAAGGGTTTTGAATATGGAATATGTGATAGTGAGTGTTATTGTAGGAATTTTAAGTTCTGCAATTAGTATCTTTGTTGTAAAAAAATTAGATAAAGCAAAATTTGAAGTCTTTATTGAACAAGCAAAAGCAAAAGCAAAAGTTATTGAACATGAAGCAGAAGTAGCTTTAAAAGATGCTCAATTAAGAGCTAAGATTGAGTGTGATAGGGAGTTTAAAAACGCAAGAAAAGATTATGAAATTATGCTTTCTAAAATTGAAAAAAAAGAGAGAGAGTTAAACGAACATTTAGAATCAGAATTAAAGATTATAAAATCTGAAAAAGAACAAATAATAGAAAAAAATAGACAAATTACTGCTTTAAAAGAGGGATTAGAATTACAAAAAAAGAGTTATGAAGAGAAAAATTTAGAAGCAATAAAAATACTAGAAAATGCTTCTGGATTGACAGAAGAAGAAGCTAGAGAGTTAATGCTTAAAAAAGTAAAAGAGGATTCAAGAGCTGAAATTTCTTCAATTTTTAGAAAAAAATATAAAATAGCAGAACAAAATACAAAAAATGAAATCAATAATATGCTTTCACATGCAGTTACTAGATATGCAGGTGAATTTGCAGCTGAAAGATTAATAAATAATATACCTTTAAATGATGAAGAGACAAAAGGTAAAATTATTGGTAAAGAAGGACGTAATATAAAAGCTCTTGAGATGCTTTTAGGTGTTGATATTATTATTGATGATACTCCAAATAATATAACTATTTCTTCTTTTAATCTTTATAGACGTGCTGTTGCTACAAAAACTATTCAGCAATTACTTGAAGATGGACGAATTCAACCAGCACGTATTGAAGAAATTTATAAAAAAGTTAAATTTGAGTTTGATAAAAATATTCAAAAAGAAGGTGAAGATGTTGTTTTAGAATTAGGTATAAAATCAATGCATCCTGAACTTATCAAACTTGTTGGAAGATTAAGATATAGAGCAAGTTATGGTCAAAATGCCTTAGCTCATACTTTAGAAGTTTCTCATTTAGCTGGACTTTTAGCAGCTCAAATGGGTGGAGATGCAATATTAGCAAGACGTGCAGGACTTTTACATGATATAGGAAAAGCTTTAACTCATGAAGCACCAGGTTCTCATGTACATTTAGGTGCTGAAATTTGTAAAAGATATGATGAGTGTGACACAGTTATAAATGCAATTTATGCTCATCATGGACATGAAGAGCCAATAAACGTTGAAAGTGCTTCTGTTTGTGCAGCTGATGCTTTAAGTGCAGCACGTCCAGGAGCTAGAAGAGAAGTATTAGAAAGTTTCCTAAAAAGAGTTGAAGAGATAGAAAATATCTGTACAACTAAATTTGGTGTTTTAAATGCTTATGCAATTAATGCAGGAAGAGAAGTAAGAGTTATTGTAAGATCTGAACTTGTAAATGATGATGAGTCAGTATTATTAGCAACTGAAATAGCAAAAGAGATAGAAGAAAAAGTACAA
Coding sequences:
- a CDS encoding 5-formyltetrahydrofolate cyclo-ligase — translated: MENNHKGDFRKSCIKKLEFIGLFSKYYKNKVIVKKLEKFIKVSESKNILLYIPLGIEVDIKPLILNLRKTKKNVYVPFMQGDSFKIVKYRLPLYKKRFGIKEPNNSSFKPRKLDLAIVPVVGVDAVYKRIGYGKGMYDRFFDRLSYKPTIIFTQLVLCKSEKVLSDNYDIQADYIITN
- a CDS encoding TlpA family protein disulfide reductase, translating into MQFKTLAFLSILSILFFAGCDSKDKNEDTNETKIEKIERKTEFQLKTTNNTIVDLKLEDEKIVLKDYPNKIVLLNFFATWCPPCRAEIPSLIKLQDDYKNDFVVISVLLEEMKSNEEILDFIKNFEINYTVTTSSENFDLAKSLGGIKSIPTMFLIDKDGNIFQKYVGLVPAEMMEIDIKKVLEK
- a CDS encoding diguanylate cyclase domain-containing protein, which translates into the protein MNKVFNRIIKYFDSVMFFLFLFIMVLILFIYNLTKINHKIKSFNDYSITINSIKILDNEFESLINNKATFINYDGVVEKINLKYELLQKLNNKEFYGDYDLELKNLVYDLNYKWKEKHQYLERFKSNNSAIIGSFNYIIELIKNMKLTQNIDIKDGVLLDNSLSLLFKLFVNIDFDKQVLEENVENLKQLSLKYDKSDFHFLFKKYNSTINELLNLNNIKSQLLEIDVKNKLELIESKLHQEYDKSIDKQLNIAILLFLISVVFLIISILNYIKSVRIKKELKAFKYAVENSDNSIVMTDINRNIIYVNESFEKVTGYRREDVLGKNPHILKSGRLPSDFYKNMNDILDKGEKWSGEFVNVNKFGDIYYETASITPIFNDDELTGYLAIKLNVTDYVKQQEKVEFIAHHDNLTLLPNRRSLEKKVNEYIHECLEKEKKFALYFIDLDGFKNVNDTLGHDIGDLLLKEVAKIFKDTLRNEDFVFRIGGDEFAIIIKYSNEEIDLEIIANKIIENINKPIFIKNHEINVGCSIGISLFPKDAQDLKNLLKYSDMAMYKAKQNGKNRVEFYDK
- the ftsY gene encoding signal recognition particle-docking protein FtsY yields the protein MFSFFKKKKEENNELIKEKILEENSSIDNSYANPVEIKEQEIEIEQKNEEQEEKKSFFSRALEKTFATIKTVVPQKKEKISFDDIEELLIEADMEYEIIEKAMNGLPSEITRKQLRHRLVMLFEHAPDVDLSNLPKPFVRLIIGVNGAGKTTTIAKLANKSKKDGKSVILGAGDTFRAAAIEQLSTWANKLDVPIIKTKQGHDASAVAYDTISAAIARNIDNVIIDTAGRLQTQTNLNNELKKIVKVCSKAMENAPHQKLMILDGTQGNSAIAQAKAFHEMVGIDGIIVTKLDGTAKGGALFSISNQLELPIFYVGIGEKQDDLIEFSPENFVDSLLDEIYTSEEK
- the rny gene encoding ribonuclease Y — encoded protein: MEYVIVSVIVGILSSAISIFVVKKLDKAKFEVFIEQAKAKAKVIEHEAEVALKDAQLRAKIECDREFKNARKDYEIMLSKIEKKERELNEHLESELKIIKSEKEQIIEKNRQITALKEGLELQKKSYEEKNLEAIKILENASGLTEEEARELMLKKVKEDSRAEISSIFRKKYKIAEQNTKNEINNMLSHAVTRYAGEFAAERLINNIPLNDEETKGKIIGKEGRNIKALEMLLGVDIIIDDTPNNITISSFNLYRRAVATKTIQQLLEDGRIQPARIEEIYKKVKFEFDKNIQKEGEDVVLELGIKSMHPELIKLVGRLRYRASYGQNALAHTLEVSHLAGLLAAQMGGDAILARRAGLLHDIGKALTHEAPGSHVHLGAEICKRYDECDTVINAIYAHHGHEEPINVESASVCAADALSAARPGARREVLESFLKRVEEIENICTTKFGVLNAYAINAGREVRVIVRSELVNDDESVLLATEIAKEIEEKVQYPGEIKVNVIRELRAESYAR
- a CDS encoding cytochrome-c peroxidase, which produces MLLKIIFILFFNVILFSKEPITPIPLEIDFDKEKANLGKELFFDPILSKDNTISCHSCHILEQGGDDNLQFSFGVDGKVGNMNSPTVFNSTFNFVQFWDGRAKNLQEQVQGPITNEVEMAHTFEEIIKILNNTEYKEKFRKIYKDGVTKNNITDSLAQFQKTLITPNSPFDKYLRGDKNAISKEQKQGYELFKNQGCIACHHGVNVGGNLYAKFGLISELQSDSKGRYEVTKNELDKYYFKVPTLRNIELTSPYLHDGRIEELEDVVKFMAHYQLGKSLSEEEAKKIVLFLKSLTGDLKYYE